One region of Danio rerio strain Tuebingen ecotype United States chromosome 5, GRCz12tu, whole genome shotgun sequence genomic DNA includes:
- the cmklr1 gene encoding chemokine-like receptor 1 isoform X1 produces the protein MDLLDLTYDYEDYGNVTDYGNFTFGNVTHEETYYHHTAQNMCFTQVLCVLLLVINMLICLLGLSGNGVVIWIAGFAMKKSVNTTWYLSLAVSDFIFCAFLPFNIAYSATSNWIFGLFMCKFTSFVMFLNMFSSIFILVIISVDRCVAVMFPVWAQNHRTIGKASVLIILAWIASAALSIPSIVYRDVQNYLGTNDCMNNYTSSRYGHKVIAVSRFIFGFIIPFILIILCYTVIIVRLRASKMAKSNKPFKIMTALILTFFLCWLPYHTFVLIEFNQTFENGIIRLGMQIGTITAAANSFLNPVLYVFMGNDFRKRFKSSILSKIENAIGEEGRTISRYLSRSSSVDARASTHI, from the coding sequence ATGGATTTACTAGACTTAACATATGATTACGAAGACTATGGAAATGTCACCGACTATGGAAATTTCACCTTTGGCAATGTAACACATGAAGAAACTTATTACCACCACACAGCCCAAAACATGTGCTTCACTCAGGTCCTCTGCGTGCTGTTGCTGGTGATCAACATGCTCATCTGTCTGCTGGGTCTTAGTGGAAACGGCGTGGTCATCTGGATCGCAGGGTTTGCCATGAAGAAGTCAGTCAACACCACCTGGTACCTGAGTCTGGCTGTGTCTGACTTCATATTTTGCGCCTTTTTGCCTTTTAACATTGCCTACAGTGCCACATCCAACTGGATCTTCGGCCTCTTCATGTGCAAGTTCACTTCGTTCGTCATGTTCCTCAACATGTTCAGCAGCATCTTCATCCTGGTCATCATCAGCGTGGACCGTTGCGTCGCCGTCATGTTCCCCGTTTGGGCACAAAATCACCGCACCATTGGAAAAGCATCGGTGTTGATCATACTTGCCTGGATCGCCTCCGCAGCTTTAAGCATCCCATCAATTGTGTACCGTGACGTCCAGAATTATCTGGGCACAAACGATTGCATGAACAACTACACGTCCAGCAGGTACGGCCATAAAGTCATTGCTGTGAGCCGCTTTATTTTTGGCTTTATAATTCCATTCATCCTCATCATCCTTTGCTACACGGTCATTATCGTCAGGCTGAGAGCTTCCAAAATGGCCAAATCCAACAAGCCATTTAAGATCATGACAGCTCTCATCCTGACCTTCTTCCTTTGCTGGTTGCCGTACCATACATTTGTGCTGATCGAATTTAACCAGACCTTTGAGAATGGCATCATTCGTCTTGGGATGCAAATAGGCACCATCACTGCTGCCGCAAACAGCTTCCTGAACCCTGTGTTGTACGTGTTCATGGGCAATGACTTCAGAAAGAGGTTCAAGAGTTCCATCTTATCCAAGATTGAGAATGCTATTGGAGAAGAAGGACGAACCATCAGTCGCTATCTGTCCCGCTCCAGCTCGGTGGACGCCAGGGCTTCCACTCATATCTGA
- the cmklrl2 gene encoding chemerin-like receptor 1, with protein sequence MNSTSDYEGDYDGDYLNELQKKVKAGNPDDFRAGHCKDALCVITVIVNVIIFLLGIVGNGAVIWITGFKMRKSVNTTWYLSLALSDFIFCSTLPLSISRIVMDTWIFGLFMCKFTSFVMTLNMYSSIFILVIISVDRCIAVKFPVWAQNRRTVQRASLVVLLVWFVSALLSIPAAYFRNVADKPHVVICYSHYEHHHSTIVFIRFTFGFLIPLLMISTCYSILICKLRSNQMSKSTKPYKIMTILITAFFLCWLPFHIVTIVELSQTKDSQAMYRPQQVSVTLASVNSFLNPFLYAFMAKDFKKKCYSFLSKIESAIDEETRSAFRATSITNSVDNRLSTVV encoded by the coding sequence ATGAATTCAACATCAGATTATGAAGGAGATTATGATGGGGATTATTTAAACGAActccaaaaaaaagtaaaagcagGAAATCCTGATGATTTTCGAGCTGGTCACTGCAAGGATGCATTATGTGTGATCACAGTCATTGTTAATGTGATAATTTTCCTTCTCGGCATCGTTGGAAACGGTGCGGTGATCTGGATTACTGGTTTTAAGATGAGAAAGTCAGTGAACACCACCTGGTACCTGAGCCTGGCTTTGTCTGACTTCATTTTCTGCTCTACTCTGCCTCTGAGCATCAGCAGAATAGTTATGGACACCTGGATCTTTGGCCTCTTCATGTGCAAGTTCACCTCATTTGTTATGACCCTCAATATGTACAGCAGCATCTTCATCCTGGTCATCATTAGTGTGGATCGCTGCATCGCCGTCAAGTTTCCCGTTTGGGCCCAGAATCGACGCACTGTGCAGAGAGCTTCTTTAGTGGTTTTGTTGGTTTGGTTTGTGTCTGCTTTGCTTAGCATTCCAGCTGCCTACTTCAGAAATGTTGCAGATAAACCACACGTAGTGATATGTTATTCCCATTATGAGCATCATCACAGTACCATTGTGTTTATACGCTTCACTTTTGGGTTTCTGATTCCACTCCTGATGATTTCCACCTGTTACTCTATTCTGATTTGTAAACTTAGATCAAACCAAATGTCCAAATCCACCAAGCCCTACAAGATCATGACGATACTGATCACAGCTTTTTTCCTCTGCTGGTTACCTTTTCACATAGTTACTATTGTAGAGTTGAGCCAAACTAAGGACAGTCAAGCCATGTACAGACCCCAACAAGTATCTGTTACTCTTGCCAGTGTGAACAGCTTTCTAAACCCTTTCCTGTACGCATTTATGGCCAAAGACTTCAAGAAGAAATGCTATTCCTTTCTGTCCAAGATTGAGAGCGCCATTGATGAGGAGACCCGAAGCGCTTTCAGAGCAACATCAATCACCAACTCTGTGGATAACAGACTTTCTACTGTTGTCTGA
- the LOC141385797 gene encoding uncharacterized protein, producing the protein MAEKNFKRCVPPCPRFITAGDSHDLCLECLGEEHALAAFENADCGHCDVLSRKELRSRREFFNKAPVAHAPRGSGPARAEAERRLRSWGSQLDLADEMETDSVLSLSGSVRSNPPSGASEARSAVSSAPRGRAASSVSEETEAPQQQIQRGSGNLPPQSVEYEELVEVISRAADRFEVIDWQPAREQQQLRLTGMLDERELPSRVDPPLRDLPFCPELHDAVSKSWKNPYSAWLMTPKTAIYSAVRGLGEKACTVMPMIEEDLARHRRSDLKSARVPPLLSRPLRVTSGLVSKAYMTAGQSVGCLHTMSVLQAYQADLIKECLDGGGATPEQLREALRASDLALRATKEAASSLGRSMATLVATERHLWLTQAEVSETDRAILMDAPISSSGLFGDAVDCVAESLDRVKKRSSSLGDFLPPRSKSQGAVKRQPQPSTSSSYHEVRRIKQSPDVLGVRLSRAPPGHREHHSALSLNQGPRRKGEATSPLMLVGGSVSPGVGVPQCLRALGAQPPLQGGQRTTRGQSREAGTPSTFFGSVEPPADGVPVGPVHSKTWLQNTVLCTSTSLQRYCTHHSEARTGSGYGTGSTGLISKRRNRACSPTRQRVRVLQPVFYSSQKGWGIASHIRSEKSKSGRRGPQVQDVNHQKRGVTNSVRGLVCDDRPERRILPYFHPSPTQEIPEVRLRGRSVPVSGSSIRPSSVTSNLYQNSRSGTSSTSYAGDTYPKLHRRLANSSSDSRYGSSASRCRSHPYQKVEVSVKHRKKCACSSQDDHFFRCAMGLHDDASTSVPAMNRFDSVNRTQSQTRPVHHYETLSEVVGSHGSSSQRDSVRSAVHKTPAVVAQIQGVFPQGESFPHDQGLAALPSSLKYVENTLVPVPGPSVGGCLSSRHAYDKCFSDGLGSNGLDPHDQGLAALPSSLKYVENALVPVPGPSVGGCLSSRHAYDRCFSNGLGSNPEGASRSGTMGRTSSLLAHKLPGDDGRVSGLKTLSPRSKGPSCFSLHEHIGGRLHQPAGGSEVSNAMQTSTSDPPVGPEQNPVHQGNVCPGPSEHGSRSPVEAGGEIQGMETSSPRGGGVHLGKIKESAGRPVCFPRDHALRTMVFSLASSPSVTGCHGSDIAEATSVCFSPDRSAPRSPGEGPSRLSTVTAGSPGLAYQDLVFGPHSPAGGSPVGDPHQEGPSVPGGRNDTSSPTRPVETVGVASEGAHLIEYGLSTEVAQTILNSRAPSTRKLYALKWALFSAWCREHQLNPVSCQVASVLEFLQDRLSAGLAASTLRVYVSAIAAYRSPLDDESLGQDPLIRRFLRGAIRLRPVSTHRVPTWDLTLVLEGISVPPFEPLQEASDKFLTLKTAFLLAISSLKRVGDLQALSVAPSFLEFAPGMSKALLYPRPGYVPKVPTHVARPAVLQAFHPPPFQSSDQEKLNLLCPVRALNTYVNRVINWRKSEQLLVCFGPSKRGSPANKQTISNWIVETISFTYQAAGRPVPKFVKAHSTRAVGASKASISGSALSDICLAAGWSTPHT; encoded by the coding sequence atggcagagaaaaactttaaacgttgtgtgcctccatgccctcgctttattacggctggtgactcacatgatttgtgtttagagtgtttgggagAAGAGCATGCCCTGGCAGCATTTGAGAATGCTGACTGTGGACACTGTGACGTTCTCTCCCGAAAAGAGCTGCGTAGTCGGAGAGAGTTTTTTAATAAAGCTCCCGTGGCGCACGCTCCTCGCGGTTCGGGTCCCGCTCGTGCTGAGGCTGAGCGTCGACTTCGGTCGTGGGGTTCGCAGCTAGATCTGGCGGATGAgatggagacggactctgtcctttctctctctggatccgtgagatctaatcctccttcgggagcgtcagaagcacgctctgcggtttcttctgcacctcgtgggagggcggcgtcctccgtttccgaggaaaccgaggcgccgcagcaacaaatacaaagagggtcggggaatctgccgccccagtcagtggaatatgaggagttagtggaggtgatttcacgtgctgctgacaggttcgaagtaatagattggcagccagcacgtgagcagcagcagctgcgtctgacaggaatgctggatgagagagaattacccagcagagtagatcctccactaagggacctccccttttgtcccgagctacatgatgcggtttctaaatcatggaaaaatccgtattcagcatggttaatgacaccaaaaacagctatttattcagcagttcgtgggctaggggaaaaggcatgtacagtaatgccaatgatagaagaggacttagcacgtcatcgtcgttcagatctaaaatctgcaagggtccctcctttgttgtcgagaccattaagagtaacatcgggtctagtcagtaaagcatatatgacggctggtcagtctgttggatgcctgcacaccatgtcagtgctgcaggcatatcaggctgacctaattaaagagtgcctagatggtgggggagcaacacccgaacagcttcgagaagctcttcgggcgtcagatctagctttaagagctactaaagaggcagcctctagtttggggcgatctatggctaccctggtggctactgagcggcacctctggctgacacaagcagaagtgtcagaaaccgatagagctattcttatggacgctccaatatcgagctcagggctcttcggtGACGCCGTCGATTGCGTCGCCGAATCCCTCGACAGAGTTAAAAAACGCTCTAGCTCCCTCGGGGACTTTCTCCCCCCAAGATCAAAAAGTCAGGGGGCTGTTAAAAGACAGCCccagccgtcaaccagctccTCATATCATGAAGTACGAAGGATAAAACAAAGTCCTGACGTGTTGGGAGTCAGGCTTTCCAGGGCCCCCCCTGGACACCGAGAGCACCATTCAGCGCTCTCACTGAACCAGGGTCCGCGGAGAAAGGGAGAGGCCACCTCACCACTTATGTTGGTGGGGGGCTCTGTGTCTCCCGGGGTGGGCgttcctcagtgtctgagggcattgggggcccaaccccctctgcaggggggtcaaagaacaaccagaggccagtctcgagaggctggtacccctagcacattttttggcagcgtggaaccacctgccgatggtgtcccagtgggtcctgttcacagtaaaacatggctacaaaatacagttttgtgcacgtccacctcgcttcaacggtattgcacccaccatagtgaagccagaacaggctctggttatggaacaggaagtactggccttattagtaaaaggcgcaatagagcgtgttctcccactcgacagagagtcagggttttacagccggtattttatagttcccaaaaagGATGGGGGATTGCGTCCCATATTAGATCTGAGAAATCTAAATCGGGCCGTCGGGGCCCTCAGGTTCaggatgttaaccatcaaaaacgtggtgtcacaaattcagtccgaggactggtttgtgacgatagacctgaaagacgcatacttccatatttccatccttccccaacacaggaaatacctgaggttcgcttgcgggggcgaagcgttccagtatcgggttcttccattcggcctagctctgtcacctcgaacctttaccaaaatagtcgaagcggcactagctccacttcgtatgcaggggatacgtatcctaaactacatagacgattggctaattctagctcagactcacgatatggcagttcggcatcgagatgtcgttctcacccatatcagaaggttgaggtttcggttaaacaccgcaagaagtgtgcttgttccagccaggacgaccatttctttaggtgtgctatgggactccatgacgatgcgagcacgtctgtccccgccatgaatcgcttcgattcagtcaaccgtacacagagtcaaactaggccagttcatcactatgaaacactttcagaggttgttgggtctcatggcagcagcagccagcgtgattccgttcggtctgctgtacataagacccctgcagtggtggctcaaatccagggggttttccctcaaggggaatcctttccgcatgatcaaggtctcgcggcgctgccttcgagccttaagtatgtggaaaataccctggttcctgtcccagggcccagtgttgggggctgtctgtcatcgcgtcatgcctatgacaaatgcttctctgacgggctagggagcaacgggcttgatccgcatgatcaaggtctcgcggcactgccttcgagccttaagtatgtggaaaatgccctggttcctgtcccagggcctagtgttgggggctgtctgtcatcgcgtcatgcttatgacagatgcttctctaacgggctggggagcaaccctgagggggcttcccgcagtgggacgatggggagaacatcatcattactggcacataaactgcctggagatgatggccgtgtttctggccttaaaacactttctcccagatctaaggggccatcatgttttagtctgcacgaacacattggtggtcgcttacatcaaccagcaggggggtctgaagtctcgaatgctatgcaaactagcacatcggatcctcctgtgggcccagaacaaaatcctgtccatcagggcaatgtatgtcccgggccatctgaacatgggagcagatctcctgtcgaggcagggggtgagatccagggaatggaaacttcttcaccccgaggtggtggagtccatttgggaaagattaaggaaagcgcaggtagacctgtttgcttcccaagagaccacgcattgcgtactatggttttctctctcgcatccagcccctctgtgactggttgccatggttcagacatagccgaggctacgtctgtatgcttttcccccgatcgctctgctcccaggagtcctggagagggtccgtcaagactgagtacagttactgctggtagccccggtttggcctaccaggatttggttttcggacctcatagccctgctggcgggtctcccgtgggagatccccatcaggagggaccttctgtcccaggcgggaggaatgatacttcatcccctacccgacctgtggaaactgtgggtgtggcctctgagggggcccacctcatagagtatggactgtcaaccgaggttgctcagaccattctaaactccagggctccctccacaaggaagctttatgccctaaaatgggctctcttttcagcttggtgcagagaacaccagctgaacccagtcagctgccaggtagcctcagtgctggaatttctccaagatcgcctgtctgctgggttagctgcatccactctgagagtgtacgtgtcagctatagcggcctaccgttctcccctagatgatgagtcactaggacaggatccgctaattcgtcgcttccttcgtggagccataaggctaaggcctgtcagcacacacagggtaccgacatgggatttaacattggtgctcgagggcatctctgttcccccatttgagccactgcaggaggcgtcagataagtttctgacactaaaaacGGCTTTCTTATTGgctatttcttccttaaaaagggttggtgacctccaggctttgtcggttgcaccttcatttctggagtttgctccaggcatgtccaaagcccttctttatcccagaccggggtacgtgcctaaggtgcccactcatgtggcgagacctgctgtgctacaggcctttcacccgcccccatttcagtcgtcggaccaagagaagttaaacttactctgcccagttagagctctgaatacatatgttaaccgggttatcaactggagaaagagtgaacagttactggtctgcttcggaccctcaaaaagggggagtccggcaaataagcagacaataagtaattggatagttgagactatctcatttacctatcaggctgctggacgccctgtacctaaatttgttaaggcccactccacaagggctgtcggggcctccaaagcttctatttcgggctcagccctttctgacatttgtttggcggcaggatggtcgactccacatac
- the cmklr1l1 gene encoding chemerin-like receptor 1: MNSTSDYEGDYDGDYLNELQKKVKAGNPDDFRAGHCKDALCVITVIVNVIIFLLGIVGNGAVIWITGFKMRKSVNTTWYLSLALSDFIFCSTLPLSISRIVMDTWIFGLFMCKFTSFVMTLNMYSSIFILVIISVDRCIAVKFPVWAQNRRTVQRASLVVLLVWFVSALLSIPAAYFRNVADKPHVVICYSHYEHHHSTIVFTRFTFGCLIPLLMISTCYSILICKLRSNQISKFTKPYKIMTLLITAYFLCWLPFQIVSIVELSQTKHSTAMYRAQQVSVTLASVNSFLNPLLYAFMAKDFKKKCYSFLSKIESALNEET, from the coding sequence ATGAATTCAACATCAGATTATGAAGGAGATTATGATGGGGATTATTTAAACGAActccaaaaaaaagtaaaagcagGAAATCCTGATGATTTTCGAGCTGGTCACTGCAAGGATGCATTATGTGTGATCACAGTCATTGTTAATGTGATAATTTTCCTTCTCGGCATCGTTGGAAACGGTGCGGTGATCTGGATTACTGGTTTTAAGATGAGAAAGTCAGTGAACACCACCTGGTACCTGAGCCTGGCTTTGTCTGACTTCATTTTCTGCTCTACTCTGCCTCTGAGCATCAGCAGAATAGTTATGGACACCTGGATCTTTGGCCTCTTCATGTGCAAGTTCACCTCATTTGTTATGACCCTCAATATGTACAGCAGCATCTTCATCCTGGTCATCATTAGTGTGGATCGCTGCATCGCCGTCAAGTTTCCCGTTTGGGCCCAGAATCGACGCACTGTGCAGAGAGCTTCTTTAGTGGTTTTGTTGGTTTGGTTTGTGTCTGCTTTGCTTAGCATTCCAGCTGCCTACTTCAGAAATGTTGCAGATAAACCACACGTAGTGATATGTTATTCCCATTATGAGCATCATCACAGTACCATTGTGTTTACACGCTTCACTTTTGGGTGTCTGATTCCACTCCTGATGATTTCCACATGTTACTCTATTCTAATTTGTAAACTTAGATCAAACCAAATATCCAAATTTACTAAGCCCTACAAGATCATGACGTTACTGATCACAGCTTATTTCCTCTGCTGGTTACCTTTTCAGATAGTTTCTATTGTAGAGTTGAGCCAAACTAAGCACAGTACTGCCATGTACAGAGCCCAACAAGTATCTGTTACTCTTGCCAGTGTGAACAGCTTTCTAAACCCTTTACTTTATGCATTCATGGCCAAAGACTTTAAGAAGAAATGCTATTCCTTTCTGTCCAAGATTGAGAGTGCCCTTAATGAGGAGACCTAA